One Myotis daubentonii chromosome 12, mMyoDau2.1, whole genome shotgun sequence genomic region harbors:
- the LOC132213325 gene encoding small ribosomal subunit protein eS24-like, translated as MNDTVTIWTRKFMTNRLLQQKQMVIDVLHPGKATVPKTEIWGKVAKMYETTPDVIFVFGFRTHFGGSKTTGFGMIYDSLDYAKKNEPKHRLARHGLYEKKTTSRKQRKERKNRMKKVRGTAKANVGAGKNKE; from the coding sequence ATGAATGACACAGTAACCATCTGGACCAGGAAGTTCATGACCAACAGACTACTTCAGCAGAAGCAAATGGTCATTGATGTCCTTCACCCTGGGAAGGCAACAGTACCCAAGACAGAAATCTGGGGAAAAGTAGCCAAAATGTATGAGACCACACCTGATGTCATCTTTGTGTTTGGATTTAGAACCCACTTTGGTGGTAGCAAGACCACTGGCTTTGGCATGATTTATGATTCCTTGGATTACGCAAAGAAAAACGAACCCAAACACAGACTTGCAAGACATGGCCTATATGAGAAGAAGACGAcctcaagaaaacagagaaaggaacgcaagaacagaatgaagaaagtcAGAGGGACTGCAAAGGCCAACGTTGGTGCTGGCAAAAACAAGGAGTAA